One Tenrec ecaudatus isolate mTenEca1 chromosome 12, mTenEca1.hap1, whole genome shotgun sequence DNA segment encodes these proteins:
- the LOC142422832 gene encoding olfactory receptor 1F1-like encodes MGGTNQSSGSEFLLLWLSRKSKEQQELLFVLFLSMYLASVLGNLLIILAISMDARLHSPMYFFLRNLSFMDICFTSTTIPKMLINHILGSETISFPGCLTQMYFFIVFINMDIFLLTVMAYDRFVAVCHPLHYTTKMTPQLCALLVSVSWVVANLHALLYTLLTAGFSFCADNRIPHFFCDVAPLLKLACSDTHISEMVILTEGGLMTITPLICILVSYFCITCAVLKIPSAKGRWKAFSTCGSHLAVVSLFYGTIIAVYFSPSTTHSAEYDIVASVMYTVVTPMLNPFIYSLRNKDMKGALRKIMGRKRDST; translated from the coding sequence ATGGGTGGAACAAACCAGTCGAGTGGCTCTGAGTTCCTTCTCCTGTGGCTCTCCAGGAAGTCCAAGGAGCAACAGGAGCTCCTCTTCGTGCTCTTCCTGAGCATGTACCTGGCCTCAGTGCTGGGcaacctgctcatcatcctggccatcagCATGGACGCTCGCCTACACagccccatgtacttcttcctcagaAACCTGTCCTTCATGGACATCTGCTTCACATCTACCACTATCCCCAAGATGCTGATCAACCACATCCTTGGGAGTGAGACAATCTCCTTCCCTGGGTGTCTCACACAgatgtattttttcattgtttttatcaATATGGACATTTTCCTCCTGACtgtgatggcctatgaccgctttGTTGCTGTGTGTCACCCTTTACATTACACAACAAAGATGACCCCTCAGCTCTGTGCCCTGCTGGTCTCTGTGTCTTGGGTCGTTGCCAACCTGCATGCTCTCTTGTACACTCTGCTGACAGCTGGATTCTCATTCTGTGCAGACAACAGAATCCCCCACTTCTTCTGTGATGTGGCTCCTCTCCTGAAACTtgcctgctctgacacacacatcAGTGAGATGGTGATTCTCACGGAAGGGGGACTGATGACGATCACCCCATTGATTTGTATTCTGGTTTCCTACTTTTGTATCACCTGTGCTGTTCTGAAAATTCCATCAGCAAAGGGTAGATGGaaagccttttccacctgtggCTCCCACCTGGCTGTGGTGTCCCTCTTCTATGGCACCATCATTGCTGTGTATTTCAGTCCGTCAACCACCCACTCGGCTGAGTATGACATTGTAGCTTCTGTGATGTACACGGTGGTGACCCCCATGCTGAACCCTTTCATCTACAGCCTCAGGAACAAGGACATGAAAGGGGCACTCAGAAAAATTATGGGCAGGAAGAGAGACTCTACCTGA